One window from the genome of Pyrobaculum ferrireducens encodes:
- a CDS encoding ATP synthase subunit C: MKPKAAMALMLIVALASAQATGGERYIGAGLAVGLAGLGAGIGVGIAGAAAISALIEKPQERVWYLIFVALAEAIAIYGLLISLLLV, translated from the coding sequence ATGAAACCCAAAGCGGCGATGGCGCTCATGCTAATAGTAGCGCTGGCATCTGCACAAGCTACAGGTGGTGAGAGGTACATAGGGGCTGGCCTTGCCGTTGGACTAGCGGGGCTTGGCGCTGGTATAGGAGTGGGCATCGCCGGCGCCGCCGCCATTTCTGCATTAATAGAAAAGCCACAGGAGAGAGTCTGGTATCTAATATTCGTGGCGCTGGCAGAGGCAATAGCGATCTACGGGCTACTAATCAGCCTACTACTAGTATAA
- a CDS encoding V-type ATP synthase subunit D yields the protein MSFRPPPSRLELIRLRRQLALFQRMKKTLEDARNSTVQRIRALVLDLERLRREIAEAFVEVADNFKIAVAKSGIDRIESIAELTPKTVKVELVNRGTHIGLQVSGYVAYPTYSIATEAAELDVALVKMRELLQKLIEFAEKETLFYTLLNRVREYQRMINAIDYVVIPRIKDNMQYIRLALEEGEREEFIRRKIIVAYT from the coding sequence GTGTCGTTTAGGCCTCCCCCCTCAAGACTCGAGTTGATAAGGTTGAGGAGGCAACTCGCCCTATTTCAGCGCATGAAAAAGACGCTAGAGGACGCGAGGAATTCAACTGTCCAGAGAATTAGGGCACTTGTGCTTGACCTCGAGAGACTTAGGCGCGAGATAGCTGAGGCGTTTGTCGAGGTTGCGGATAATTTTAAAATCGCCGTGGCGAAGTCTGGGATTGACAGAATAGAGAGCATCGCTGAGTTAACTCCCAAGACCGTGAAGGTCGAGTTGGTGAACAGAGGCACGCACATAGGGCTACAAGTCAGCGGCTATGTAGCCTACCCAACGTACAGCATAGCAACAGAAGCCGCGGAGCTAGACGTTGCTTTAGTCAAGATGCGCGAACTTTTACAGAAATTAATAGAATTTGCAGAAAAAGAAACCCTCTTCTACACTCTTTTAAACAGGGTTAGAGAGTACCAGAGAATGATTAACGCTATTGACTACGTAGTAATTCCGCGGATTAAGGACAATATGCAGTACATACGGCTAGCCTTGGAAGAGGGGGAAAGAGAGGAGTTCATAAGGAGGAAGATAATTGTGGCATATACTTAA
- a CDS encoding GTPase, with translation MKETWRLVRRVIEDGDVVLEVVDARDPEATRSKEAEALAERLGKRLLVVLNKADLVSREFLEKWKAFFESAGMRVVYISAKYRRGTRRLLVSIRELAPRIPVTVVVVGYPNVGKSTIINYLKGRYVAPTSPKPGWTRGEQLVRAKSWLVVLDTPGIVKTPSTGDLALDVIRGLVDPGTVDDPVPYAYALLKRVLTYNPNALRETYGVVSDVENALEEIGRAKRKLLKGGRVNIDEAARIVLRDWVTGKLRYSHPPPNV, from the coding sequence GTGAAAGAGACGTGGCGGCTGGTAAGGAGGGTAATTGAGGACGGGGACGTGGTGTTGGAAGTTGTAGATGCCAGAGATCCCGAGGCTACTAGGAGCAAAGAGGCTGAGGCGTTGGCGGAGAGGCTCGGCAAGAGGCTGTTGGTAGTGTTGAACAAGGCAGATCTTGTAAGTAGGGAGTTTTTGGAAAAGTGGAAGGCTTTTTTTGAGAGTGCGGGGATGCGTGTTGTCTACATCAGTGCCAAATATAGGCGCGGCACACGAAGGCTGTTGGTCTCCATAAGGGAGCTGGCTCCTAGAATACCTGTCACGGTGGTTGTCGTCGGTTATCCCAACGTGGGTAAATCCACAATTATAAACTACCTAAAGGGGCGCTACGTAGCTCCCACTAGCCCCAAGCCTGGGTGGACCAGAGGCGAGCAGTTGGTCAGGGCAAAGAGTTGGCTGGTTGTGCTTGATACGCCCGGTATTGTAAAGACGCCGTCAACTGGCGACTTGGCGCTGGACGTAATTAGGGGGCTTGTTGACCCGGGCACAGTGGACGACCCAGTCCCCTACGCCTACGCCTTGCTTAAACGGGTATTGACGTACAACCCAAATGCTCTTAGGGAGACCTACGGCGTTGTCAGCGACGTAGAAAACGCGCTCGAGGAGATTGGGAGGGCGAAACGCAAGTTGCTTAAAGGCGGTAGGGTGAATATAGACGAGGCGGCTCGTATAGTGCTGAGGGACTGGGTTACGGGGAAGCTGAGGTACTCACATCCGCCTCCTAATGTATAA
- a CDS encoding restriction endonuclease: MCIREIAVKSFLEGDKSSAECLTALGILDRGEPLTRSYVLYKALKMGIPVSSYIKKLNWYEFEEYIRYVFSEYGFNTSSNVRLECDGGAEFDIIAWSREVAFVIEAKKWKGGGRWAEVAQRHLKKVARCVGKLLAFSPSIVPIVVTSTDASLISSGVAVVPAWKIGSFLASFNDFKNQVAVFR, from the coding sequence ATGTGTATACGCGAGATCGCCGTCAAGAGCTTTCTTGAAGGAGACAAGTCATCTGCAGAGTGCCTAACCGCGCTTGGCATCCTAGACAGAGGCGAGCCGCTTACCAGAAGCTATGTACTGTACAAGGCGTTGAAAATGGGAATCCCGGTGTCTAGCTACATCAAGAAGCTTAACTGGTACGAATTCGAGGAGTATATAAGGTACGTCTTCTCGGAATATGGCTTCAACACGTCTTCAAATGTGAGACTGGAGTGCGACGGCGGCGCGGAGTTTGACATTATTGCGTGGAGTAGGGAAGTGGCGTTTGTCATAGAGGCGAAAAAGTGGAAAGGCGGCGGCAGATGGGCCGAGGTGGCCCAGAGACACTTGAAAAAAGTTGCAAGATGCGTAGGCAAGCTACTTGCTTTTTCTCCATCTATCGTGCCTATTGTAGTTACCTCGACCGACGCCAGTCTTATTTCTAGCGGCGTGGCGGTTGTTCCCGCTTGGAAGATAGGGAGTTTTCTCGCCTCTTTTAACGACTTCAAGAATCAAGTCGCTGTATTTAGATAG
- a CDS encoding FAD-dependent oxidoreductase — protein sequence MSCSSVLYCEPEATREEELSTDILVVGGGLGGLAVAVELKKYGYEPKVVYVGRLGGHHILGDAPRFSDDVDVETFINKAGSLDVSQGFFDGMYLYSGGVRYRVQYRHLVLATGGVDVPITFPGGHKATQKTAEEALAEPPTGRRIVVWGTTEWGLRTALTLRSRGNDVVVLDNSATLRDTKYFEKVRGKIDFPIITAVRVREFQKGALVLEVVTGKKENEVRRIDADLIISAVRLVNPYVPVKLGFKVYYSFELSSLVPRRSNYGELLIVDDRGKAVGGSNVYATGHLYGAVRERHIVEHAKLLAKYIAAKDGVESLDNVKDALDKFLVMLTVEANWLYNLSNRLERGTDGTGRYVEPNVIDVPFWASYWPQIEEAGEVIVCPCDNTPIERVLREIKQLNKLRELKVKITHEETDLLRQMKLPRLSFGEGVCAESVCLTYASIMLGALLSQKPSYFLYGKPEMLYGEVS from the coding sequence GTGAGTTGCTCCTCCGTACTCTACTGTGAACCCGAGGCGACGCGCGAGGAGGAGTTAAGCACAGACATCTTAGTGGTGGGCGGTGGCCTGGGCGGCTTGGCGGTTGCCGTCGAGTTAAAAAAGTACGGGTATGAGCCTAAGGTAGTCTACGTAGGGCGCCTCGGCGGCCACCACATCCTAGGCGACGCCCCGCGTTTCTCAGATGACGTAGACGTAGAGACCTTCATAAACAAAGCCGGCAGTCTCGACGTATCCCAGGGGTTTTTCGATGGGATGTATCTATACAGCGGGGGGGTTAGGTACAGGGTGCAGTATAGGCATCTAGTGCTAGCCACCGGGGGCGTAGACGTGCCCATCACCTTTCCCGGTGGCCATAAGGCTACTCAAAAAACTGCGGAGGAAGCCCTCGCAGAGCCTCCCACTGGGCGTAGAATAGTTGTGTGGGGAACCACCGAGTGGGGGCTACGCACGGCCTTGACTCTGCGAAGCCGTGGAAACGATGTAGTGGTGCTAGACAACTCGGCGACGTTGCGAGATACGAAATATTTTGAGAAGGTGAGGGGGAAGATAGATTTTCCAATAATAACGGCTGTGAGGGTCAGGGAGTTTCAGAAAGGCGCCTTGGTGCTTGAGGTGGTGACTGGGAAGAAGGAGAACGAGGTGAGGCGTATAGATGCGGACCTGATAATTTCCGCGGTGAGGTTGGTGAACCCCTATGTCCCGGTTAAGCTGGGGTTCAAGGTTTACTACAGCTTTGAGCTGAGCTCTCTCGTGCCGAGGCGTAGTAACTACGGCGAGTTGTTAATAGTGGATGACAGAGGTAAGGCGGTGGGCGGTAGCAATGTGTACGCCACGGGGCACCTCTACGGCGCTGTTCGGGAGCGCCACATCGTAGAGCATGCAAAACTTTTGGCCAAGTACATAGCCGCCAAGGACGGGGTGGAGTCGTTGGACAATGTTAAAGATGCGCTTGATAAGTTTCTCGTGATGTTGACAGTGGAGGCAAACTGGCTTTATAACCTTAGCAACAGGCTGGAGCGCGGCACCGATGGGACTGGGCGTTACGTCGAGCCTAATGTAATAGATGTGCCGTTCTGGGCCTCCTACTGGCCCCAGATAGAAGAAGCCGGGGAGGTGATCGTTTGCCCATGCGACAATACTCCTATAGAGAGGGTGTTGAGAGAGATAAAGCAATTAAACAAGCTGAGAGAGTTGAAGGTCAAGATTACTCACGAGGAGACGGATTTGTTGCGTCAAATGAAGCTCCCGAGGCTTTCTTTTGGAGAGGGCGTCTGCGCCGAGAGTGTGTGTCTGACATATGCGTCGATTATGTTGGGGGCTTTGCTGAGCCAAAAGCCGTCGTACTTCCTCTATGGAAAGCCGGAGATGCTCTACGGCGAGGTGAGCTGA
- a CDS encoding phosphomannomutase/phosphoglucomutase, producing the protein MSVFKAYDIRGVVDSELTTELVEKIGYAISKFFNGEDVVVGMDVRTHSFRIAEALSRGLLAGGSIVFIGTSTTPITHFASHLLQKPAVMITASHNPPEYNGFKIMKSGGLDLESHEIQQLANLLEAPPAARRGVVYTYDALARYSEYIARRFGKLNLAVGFDPANAAGVILKPLLSQVFHRLVAINDFPDGRFPAHLPDPEKAENLQQLRSLVVSNKLDVGIALDGDCDRVGIVTGRGEIFRPEKMVYALLNYYAKPGDVVVLDVTMPLYLEKVAEERGVKIVRQRVGHSFQKPTAVRHNALFWAEYSGHVGFRDHNYFDDGIYAALKLLSTLGEAGVSLDKVLDTAPKIYEERLDIKAADPRKVVGDVKRRVANMEYYEIDGLDIRTKEGRLLIRPSNTEPVVRVKVESQTKEGLEKLKSLLSQLTSP; encoded by the coding sequence ATGAGTGTATTCAAGGCCTATGACATAAGGGGAGTGGTGGATAGCGAGTTGACGACTGAGCTTGTTGAGAAGATTGGCTACGCCATATCGAAGTTTTTCAATGGAGAGGACGTTGTGGTGGGGATGGACGTGCGGACGCATTCTTTTAGAATTGCAGAGGCTCTGTCAAGAGGCCTCCTGGCTGGCGGCAGTATTGTGTTTATCGGAACATCGACCACGCCGATAACCCACTTCGCATCTCACCTTCTCCAGAAGCCCGCCGTCATGATAACGGCCTCCCACAACCCGCCTGAGTACAACGGGTTTAAGATCATGAAGAGCGGGGGTCTAGATCTAGAAAGCCATGAAATTCAACAATTGGCAAATCTGCTAGAGGCTCCCCCCGCCGCTAGGCGTGGAGTAGTTTACACATACGACGCGTTGGCTAGGTACTCGGAATACATAGCTAGGAGATTTGGCAAGTTGAATCTCGCAGTGGGTTTCGACCCAGCTAACGCCGCTGGTGTTATACTGAAGCCGTTGCTCAGCCAAGTCTTCCACAGGCTCGTGGCGATAAACGACTTCCCCGATGGGCGCTTCCCGGCGCATCTCCCAGATCCGGAGAAGGCAGAGAACCTACAGCAGCTACGTAGCTTGGTGGTAAGTAATAAGCTGGATGTGGGCATCGCGCTTGATGGAGACTGCGACAGAGTGGGGATAGTCACAGGTAGGGGGGAGATTTTCAGACCCGAAAAGATGGTGTACGCCCTGTTGAACTACTACGCAAAGCCGGGGGATGTGGTTGTACTGGACGTCACGATGCCGCTCTACCTAGAGAAGGTGGCCGAGGAACGCGGGGTTAAAATAGTTAGACAGAGGGTGGGGCACAGCTTCCAGAAGCCGACCGCGGTGAGGCACAACGCGCTGTTCTGGGCCGAATACAGCGGCCACGTAGGCTTCAGAGACCACAACTACTTCGACGACGGGATCTACGCTGCATTAAAGCTTCTGTCGACCCTCGGCGAGGCTGGGGTATCTCTAGACAAGGTTCTTGACACAGCGCCAAAGATATACGAAGAGCGCCTTGATATAAAGGCGGCCGATCCAAGGAAAGTCGTTGGGGATGTTAAGCGGAGGGTGGCCAACATGGAGTATTACGAAATCGACGGGCTCGACATAAGAACCAAGGAGGGGAGACTACTCATAAGGCCCAGCAACACGGAGCCTGTAGTTAGAGTCAAGGTAGAGTCACAGACAAAGGAGGGGCTTGAAAAGCTCAAGTCGCTCCTCTCTCAGCTCACCTCGCCGTAG
- a CDS encoding DUF763 domain-containing protein, producing the protein MRLSGVADLPLHGGHVPYWLLARMRKLSFLILHVMNDLYGPDGVVERFAHPVFFQAFSNIIGMDWDSSGSTTVTTAVVKEALRSSDIPVRVAGGKGRHALNTPNELSEISRLFGLDADVLITASRLVAKVDNALVQDGYELYHHAFFVSETGKWSVVQQGLSQELRMARRYHWIATVDFFNSPHAGVVGIRHDGVLNLASRNSRENREVILELVNEGPSRVARYLNLLRGQATLFDVPRYHPYAKVDFDVNAVVKNLPPPKSVADFKELILRHRVGPKIFRALSLVAELVFKAPADWSDPAVDPFKFAFAVGGKDGAPHPVNRRVYDELIALLDAVVSKARGDPGLYRYLSHLARKAEAWSYPKDKKRPT; encoded by the coding sequence GTGAGGCTTTCGGGCGTGGCTGACCTCCCGCTTCACGGAGGCCACGTGCCGTATTGGCTACTCGCCCGTATGAGGAAGCTCTCCTTCCTTATTTTACATGTGATGAATGATTTATATGGGCCGGATGGCGTCGTAGAGAGGTTCGCCCACCCCGTCTTTTTCCAAGCCTTCAGCAACATAATAGGCATGGACTGGGACAGCTCGGGTAGCACCACCGTCACGACGGCCGTGGTTAAAGAGGCGTTGAGGAGCTCAGACATACCCGTCAGGGTGGCTGGCGGCAAGGGGAGACATGCTTTGAATACGCCTAACGAGCTCAGCGAAATATCGCGGCTCTTCGGCCTAGACGCCGATGTTTTAATAACTGCGTCAAGGCTGGTGGCTAAGGTAGACAACGCGTTGGTGCAGGACGGATACGAGCTATACCACCACGCCTTCTTCGTCTCCGAGACGGGGAAGTGGAGCGTGGTCCAGCAGGGGCTGAGCCAAGAGTTGAGAATGGCCCGGCGATATCACTGGATTGCGACGGTAGACTTCTTCAACAGTCCTCACGCTGGCGTCGTGGGGATCCGCCACGACGGCGTCCTCAACCTAGCTTCTAGAAACAGCAGAGAGAACAGGGAGGTTATATTAGAACTTGTTAACGAGGGGCCGTCTAGGGTGGCTAGGTATCTAAACCTCCTGCGTGGACAGGCGACTTTGTTCGACGTCCCGCGCTACCACCCCTACGCCAAGGTGGATTTTGATGTCAATGCTGTTGTGAAGAATCTGCCGCCGCCTAAGTCTGTGGCCGACTTTAAAGAACTTATCTTAAGACACCGCGTAGGCCCGAAGATCTTCCGCGCCTTGTCGCTTGTGGCAGAGCTCGTATTTAAGGCGCCCGCCGACTGGAGCGATCCAGCTGTCGACCCGTTTAAATTCGCCTTCGCCGTCGGCGGAAAAGACGGCGCCCCGCATCCAGTCAACAGGAGAGTCTACGACGAGTTGATCGCGTTGCTAGACGCGGTGGTTAGCAAAGCGAGGGGCGATCCAGGCCTTTATAGATACCTCTCGCACCTAGCCCGTAAGGCCGAGGCATGGAGCTATCCCAAGGATAAGAAGAGGCCCACCTAA
- a CDS encoding orotidine 5'-phosphate decarboxylase / HUMPS family protein yields MNPLIVALDVDVLRALDLVKTLRDKVAGFKIGWDLVFEGGVSIIGEISRYGNVIVDLKIADVPHIAEKVINKVIERGACCVIVHGFLHPSLPRGDNIYVLVKMTVPTLYDEIWEKLIEKVSNVRGFVLPGNQPELVARARKMVGCSYRIISPGIGAQGGRPGEALRAGADFEIVGRYVIEDQERVREWIGFKPRCFETP; encoded by the coding sequence ATGAATCCGCTAATCGTCGCCCTAGACGTTGACGTCCTCAGAGCGCTGGATCTGGTAAAGACGCTGAGGGATAAGGTAGCCGGATTCAAGATTGGGTGGGATCTAGTATTCGAGGGCGGCGTATCGATAATAGGCGAGATCTCACGGTATGGAAATGTCATTGTTGATTTGAAAATCGCCGATGTGCCCCACATAGCGGAGAAAGTGATAAACAAGGTAATTGAGCGCGGCGCGTGTTGCGTAATAGTACACGGCTTTCTACACCCATCTCTACCGAGAGGGGATAACATCTACGTGCTTGTTAAGATGACGGTTCCTACTCTGTACGACGAGATCTGGGAAAAACTAATCGAGAAGGTTAGCAACGTCAGAGGCTTCGTCCTGCCTGGAAATCAGCCTGAATTAGTAGCACGCGCGAGGAAGATGGTTGGGTGTAGCTATAGGATAATATCGCCAGGTATAGGGGCGCAAGGCGGCCGGCCTGGGGAGGCCCTCAGGGCGGGTGCCGACTTTGAGATAGTTGGGAGGTACGTCATAGAGGATCAGGAGAGGGTTAGGGAGTGGATCGGCTTCAAGCCTCGATGTTTCGAGACTCCTTAG
- the pyrB gene encoding aspartate carbamoyltransferase → MWRRRDVVSARDFDRRDLEDLFETAKYMEKYAKSRVEFLKGRVMAVAFFEPSTRTRLSFETAMKRLGGEVVGFWGAEGTSVEKGETLADTVRMLDAYSDLIVIRHRYEGAAKLAAEVAENPVVNGGDGASNHPTQAMLDLYTIWREFGYIDGLNIGVVGDLRHARTVNSLLEALTNFNVKVFLISPEYLRPRTETVDYIRSRGLRHSFHTSLEEVLRELDVLYVVRIQKERFLDPLEYERVRGSYRISLDMLKNAKRHLAILHPLPRVDEIDHKVDSTPHAKYFKQAALGVPLRMALIYLILMGP, encoded by the coding sequence ATGTGGAGGAGGAGAGACGTCGTTTCAGCCCGCGATTTTGACAGGCGAGATCTCGAGGATCTGTTTGAAACTGCTAAGTACATGGAGAAGTATGCAAAGAGCCGCGTCGAGTTCCTAAAGGGCAGAGTAATGGCTGTGGCCTTTTTCGAACCCTCTACGCGGACTAGGCTTAGTTTCGAAACCGCCATGAAGAGGCTCGGCGGGGAGGTGGTGGGCTTCTGGGGCGCCGAGGGCACAAGCGTAGAGAAGGGAGAGACTCTTGCAGACACCGTCAGAATGCTGGATGCGTACTCCGACCTCATAGTTATTAGACATAGGTATGAGGGCGCGGCAAAGCTAGCAGCCGAGGTTGCAGAAAACCCCGTCGTCAACGGCGGCGACGGGGCCTCCAACCACCCCACACAGGCAATGCTAGATCTCTACACCATCTGGAGAGAATTCGGCTACATAGACGGGCTGAATATAGGCGTCGTAGGCGATCTGCGCCACGCGAGGACTGTAAACAGCCTCCTCGAGGCACTTACAAATTTTAATGTAAAGGTGTTCCTAATTTCGCCGGAGTATCTACGCCCTAGGACGGAGACTGTTGACTACATACGCTCAAGAGGTTTAAGACACAGCTTCCATACCAGTTTAGAAGAGGTGTTACGTGAACTCGACGTGCTGTACGTGGTGAGGATACAAAAGGAGAGGTTTCTAGACCCGCTAGAGTACGAGAGGGTGAGGGGTAGCTACAGGATTTCCCTAGATATGTTGAAAAACGCCAAGAGGCACTTGGCTATCCTACACCCACTTCCACGAGTTGACGAAATTGACCACAAGGTAGACTCGACCCCCCACGCCAAATACTTCAAACAGGCGGCGCTCGGCGTGCCCCTGAGAATGGCTCTTATATACCTAATCCTTATGGGGCCATGA
- the rimI gene encoding ribosomal protein S18-alanine N-acetyltransferase, whose amino-acid sequence MTLDVSTEGPQRMLGKDGKTEFVIREATYRDLNDVIAINRKVLPENYPNWFFVEHLEQFPKAFIVAEVGGRVVGYVMSRVEYGWSNVNKGKAVRRGHIVSVGVLPEARRLGIATAMMLRAMKAMKIYYGASEVYLEVRVSNTPAISLYEKLGYKIVGRIPRYYSDGEDAFLMACPL is encoded by the coding sequence ATGACTCTAGACGTAAGTACTGAGGGGCCGCAGAGGATGCTGGGCAAGGACGGGAAGACCGAGTTTGTAATCCGCGAAGCCACGTATAGAGATCTCAACGATGTAATAGCTATTAATCGTAAGGTCCTGCCTGAAAACTACCCTAACTGGTTTTTCGTAGAGCACCTGGAGCAGTTCCCCAAGGCGTTTATAGTGGCTGAGGTTGGCGGAAGAGTGGTTGGGTACGTCATGTCGCGTGTAGAATACGGGTGGAGCAACGTGAACAAGGGCAAGGCCGTGAGGAGGGGCCACATAGTATCTGTCGGCGTGTTGCCAGAGGCTAGGAGGCTTGGCATCGCCACGGCAATGATGTTGAGAGCCATGAAGGCTATGAAGATATACTACGGCGCGTCTGAGGTCTACCTAGAGGTGCGTGTGTCCAACACACCAGCCATCTCCCTGTATGAAAAGCTCGGCTATAAAATAGTGGGGAGGATACCGCGGTATTATAGCGATGGCGAGGATGCCTTTTTAATGGCTTGTCCATTATAG